One genomic window of Brachionichthys hirsutus isolate HB-005 chromosome 22, CSIRO-AGI_Bhir_v1, whole genome shotgun sequence includes the following:
- the LOC137911112 gene encoding specifically androgen-regulated gene protein: protein MDLRLYGSRPLRHGVNGGTGRNSRQEDDSLQFLSQEEQECLRFFEDTIGSLEASLEENDFRQITEQTTTSQGRAAGEADGPRSPSPTPGAIVASPLARPLRPKDQDIIDLVRPELDMVQPRETIFDPMNPDFQSLAPTPASHVEMKPKRDPAVGFPPGYSPLVPTDSHHPPPGSVPTPALIAQKIAESQAGGASSIDPSTLLRRFSQDSEMKQGPPSFGRPNRFPVNVNMILGNKDSHNPPQSNVNVQERRGQVLTNLTGSHHRLRDPRQNPENIPRRSISFKDPSPDKSRTEALSKLGLSRSRAMSGGQSLLSAAESTSLDRLAGAKSRAEPVGASGAPVSETRSKLPEAGFANIGNVANVANVANVVNVANVANVVDTVTPPLSQINVDRRADASPTLPLSSNETRNLQWSPPLPAATESITSPPPVEEEAPASPPPEVTSLEFNSYGGKSLVVNPSLASKVDLATSPVTHEPRFLSSALAHSSQFNSFGGKSKVVAPVPVNRGDLPDILSSHIDKSHTPPPKTQRQSPELNRYGGKSRAIDAAGALNRPLSSTLRNVKAPAPAPKPSQHSYHGSAPPPRAAPTALSPERKQRSGSMFRPQSITVHFSGRNGTEESRRDALRKLGLLKDS, encoded by the exons ATGGACCTCCGTCTGTATGGTAGCCGCCCCCTCCGCCACGGGGTCAACGGGGGCACGGGCCGAAACTCCAGGCAGGAA GACGACTCGCTGCAGTTCCTCagccaggaggagcaggaatgCCTCCGGTTCTTCGAGGACACCATCGGCTCGTTGGAAGCCAGTCTGGAGGAGAACGACTTCAGGCAGATAACCGAACAAACGACGACCAGCCAGGGGCGGGCAGCGGGAGAGGCTGATGGACCGCGAAGCCCAAGTCCCACTCCGGGTGCCATCGTGGCCTCCCCTTTGGCCAGACCTCTGCGTCCCAAAGACCAGGATATAATAGACCTGGTCCGCCCAGAACTGGACATGGTGCAGCCCAGAGAGACGATCTTTGATCCCATGAACCCAG ATTTTCAGAGTCTGGCGCCGACCCCTGCGAGCCACGTTGAGATGAAGCCCAAGCGCGATCCAGCGGTAGGCTTTCCCCCGGGGTACAGTCCCCTCGTGCCCACAGACagccaccacccccccccaggctccgTCCCCACCCCGGCCCTGATCGCCCAGAAGATCGCCGAGAGCCAGGCTGGCGGCGCCTCGAGCATCGACCCGAGCACTCTGCTCCGCCGCTTCAGTCAAGACTCTGAGATGAAGCAAGGCCCGCCTTCCTTCGGTAGGCCCAACCGCTTTCCCGTTAACGTTAACATGATCCTTGGAAACAAGGATTCCCACAACCCGCCGCAGTCCAACGTGAACGTCCAGGAGAGGCGGGGGCAGGTGCTGACAAATCTGACAGGGTCACATCACCGTCTGCGAGACCCTCGGCAGAACCCGGAGAACATTCCCAGACGGAGCATCTCCTTCAAGGACCCCTCGCCCGACAAATCCAGGACGGAGGCCCTGTCGAAGCTGGGTCTGTCGAGGAGTCGGGCCATGTCAGGAGGTCAGTCGCTCCTCAGCGCCGCCGAAAGCACCTCCCTGGATCGCTTAGCAGGCGCCAAGTCAAGGGCCGAACCCGTGGGGGCCAGTGGCGCCCCAGTATCAGAGACCAGGAGCAAATTACCAGAAGCCGGTTTCGCCAATATTGGCAATGTTGCTAATGTCGCTAATGTTGCTAATGTTGTTAATGTTGCTAATGTGGCTAATGTTGTCGATACCGTGACGCCACCTCTGAGTCAGATCAACGTGGACCGGCGTGCGGACGCCTCGCCGACCCTTCCCCTCAGCAGTAATGAAACCAGAAACCTCCAGTGGAGCCCCCCGCTTCCAGCGGCCACAGAAAGcatcacctcccccccccctgtggaagAGGAGGCGCCTGCTTCCCCGCCGCCGGAGGTCACTTCACTCGAATTTAACAGCTACGGAGGGAAATCGCTCGTGGTCAACCCGTCTCTCGCTTCCAAGGTCGACCTTGCGACCTCTCCGGTGACCCATGAACCCAGATTCCTCTCGTCTGCGCTGGCTCATTCCTCTCAGTTCAACAGCTTCGGAGGAAAATCCAAAGTCGTGGCGCCTGTTCCGGTGAACCGGGGCGACCTTCCCGACATTCTCAGCTCCCACATCGACAAAAGCCACACCCCGCCCCCGAAGACCCAACGACAATCCCCCGAGCTGAATCGTTACGGAGGAAAGAGCCGCGCCATCGACGCCGCCGGTGCGTTAAACCGTCCCCTAAGCAGCACTCTCAGGAATGTCAAAGCCCCGGCCCCGGCGCCAAAACCGTCTCAGCACTCCTACCACGGCTCTGCCCCGCCCCCGAGAGCAGCCCCGACCGCCTTGTCTCCTGAACGCAAGCAGAGATCCGGCTCAATGTTCCGTCCGCAAAGCATCACCGTTCATTTTAGCGGGCGGAACGGCACGGAGGAGTCGCGTCGGGACGCGCTGAGGAAACTGGGGCTGCTGAAGGATTCCTGA